The genomic segment GCTCCGCAGCAGCGATATCCGGACGCCGCTGCAGAAGATCAGAAGGAATTCCAGCAGGAATTTCGGGTGGCTGGGCTGTGATCGGCTGGGCGGCGACTGTCACCTCGGCTGGCGGCTTTCCCGTCAGGATGGCGATGGCGTGTTCAAACTGCGCGCGCGCTACACCCAAATCGATCAGTTGTGCCTGCGCGGTCTTCAGTTGTGTTTCAGCCTGGGCGACATCGCCGCCCGATGCGACTCCGCTTGCCTGCCGGTCTTTGGTCAATTGAAGGTACTGTTGATACGAATTGACCGTCTGTTCAAGCAGCGCTCGCTCGCCGTCCACACCGTGCAGCTCAAAGAAGTCCTGGGCCAGAGCTGCCTGGAAGACGAGGCGGACATTCTCCAGTTGCGCCGCCGTCGCCTGGGCGGACTCCGCGCTGCCTCGCACGCTGCGCCGGATGCTGCCCCACAAATCCGCCTGATATGAAATATCCACGGGCAGATTGTAAATGGTCCGTTGTCCGGAGGTCAGGTTGCCGGCCGTGACGTTGAACAAAGTCGAGGATGACCGTGAATTCGTATAAATCACGTTCGCGGTTGCTGTCGGGAACAGGCCCGAACGGGCGATGCGCACGGCATCCCCGGCGGCACGGAACTGCGCTTCCGCCGCAAGAATGTTCTGGTTGGAAATATTGACCTGTGCTTCCAGCGCGTTCAACTGCGAATCATTGAAAATCTCCCACCAATTTCCCCTTGCGGCGCCATCGTTCGGTTGCGCAGGGTTCCAATTCAAGGCCTGCGGCGCGGAGGGCGGCGGTTGTTCTTTGTATGCGCTGGGAACGGGGGCCGTTGGTCGCTGATATTTCGGGCCGACCATGCAAGCGGTCGAAAGGAGTACCGGCCCGGTGAGAACGAGCAGCAGGCGCAGTCTGGAACGGCGAAATTGCAGCACACTCCGGCCCTTCCAATTCGAAGAGGTGCCACGCATCAATTCACGCCCTCCTTCATAGCCATTTCAAACTCCCGAAGGCACGGGTTCAGGCCCGGCGGCCTCTCGCCCACGGACGCGGTTCCACCAGTGCTGCAAGCGATCAAAGTAGAGGTACACAACCGGGGTTGTATAAAGGGTCAGAAGCTGGCTGAGGATAAGACCGCCGATGATTGCAATCCCCAACGGGCGGCGAAATTCCGACCCGGTCCCTGTGCCGAAAGCGAGAGGTGTAGCGCCGAAAATCGCCGCCATGGTGGTCATCATGATGGGACGAAAGCGCAGCAGGCACGCCTCGTAGATGGAGTCACGCGAATTCTTGCCTTCCGTGCGCTCCGCAGCCAGAGCGAAGTCGATCATCAGGATGGCGTTCTTTTTGACGATCCCGATCAGCAAAATGATCCCGATAATGGCGATGACGGTCAGATCGGTCCGCGTCAGCATCAGGGCCAGCAGCGCCCCCACGCCAGCGGATGGAAGCGTGGAGAGAATGGTAACAGGGTGGATATAGCTCTCGTACAGAATGCCCAGAACAAGATACACCGCCATGAGCGCCGCAGCAATCAGCAGGGGTTCACTGCCCAGTGATTGCTGGTAGGCCTGGGCTGTGCCCGCAAAACCGGTATGGATGGTTTCAGGAAGGCCAATCTTGAATGCTGCAGCGTTGATGGCGTTCACGGCATCGCCCAAAGCGACTCCCGGACGAAGGTTGAAGGAGATGGTAACGGCCGGAAAGAGCCCCTGGTGGGCGACTGCCAGCGGCGCCGTCTGCGAAGCAAAATGGGCGAAGGCGCTCAGAGGGACCTGATTGCCGCTGGGCGAACGGACGTAAATCTGCTTCAGGATTTCGGGGTCCTGCCAATACTCAGGCGCCGCTTCCATCACAACATGGTACTGGTTGAGCCCCGTATACATGGTTGAGACCTGACGCTGGCCGAAGGCGTCGTAAAGCGTGTTGTCTATCAATTGGGGTGAAATACCGAATCGCGCGGCAGTGGTGCGGTCGTACTGGACCATCGCCTGCAGCCCGCGGTCCTGCTGGTCGCTGTTGACGTCTGTGATGATCGGGATCTTACGCAACTGCGCGAGCATGAGAGGTGAAAAGGCTGTAAGGTCCTGAACGTTGTCTCCCCTCATGGTGAACTGATACTGGGCGTTACCCATACGTCCGCCCACCCGGACGTCCTGCGACGCCTGCATGAAGAGTGTGGCGCCAGGCACCCGGGCCAGCTTGGGGCGGAGACGCGCGATCACCTGGTCAGCCGTGATTTTACGCTCTTCCATGGGCTTCAACTCTATGAACATCCGGGCGGTGTTGGCCCCGGCAAAACCGCCCGTAAAGCCCACGACGGATTCCACTGCGGGATCGGCATTGACAATCTTGATCATCTTCAGCAAGACGTCGTTCATGGATTGAAAAGAGGAATCCTGATCGGCCTGTATGGCGCCCCCCATCCTGCCGTTATCCTGCTGGGGGAAAAATCCCTTCGACACATGAACGTAAAGGTAGACGTTCAGGCCAATCGTCGCCAGCAGGACGGCCAGCGTCGCGGCCGAGTGGCGAAGCACCACGGTGAGCGTTTTTCCATAGAGGGCCACGATCCAGTTGAACGCCTGCTCACCCTTTTGGTAGAGCCACCCATGGGACTTGTGCACTCTTAAAAGGTGCGCGCACATGCAGGGAGTCGTGGTGAGCGATATCAGCATGGAGACGGCGATGGCGATCGAGAGGCAGACTGCAAATTCCCGAAAGAGACGGCCTACGATGCCTCCCATCAGCAGGAGCGGTATGAAAACAGCCACCAGCGAAGTGCTCATGGCGATGACGGTGAAGCCAACCTCGCGGGCCCCCTTCAACGCGGCCTGGAAAGGCGGGACGCCCTGTTCCAGATATCGAGTGATGTTCTCCATCACGACGATCGCATCGTCCACCACGAAACCAGTCGAAATAGTCAGGGCCATCAGCGAGAGATTATCGAGGCTGTAACCCAGCAGGTACATCATCCCGAAGGTCCCTAGCAGTGACACCGGCACGGCGACGCTGGGGATCAGAGTTGAACGCGGTTCGCGGAGGAAGATAAATACCACCAGAATCACCAGGACCACGGCAATCATCAGCGTCCTTTCGACGTCGTGCACGGAGGCGCGGATGGTGATGGTCTGGTCCATCACAACCTGAAGATGGATGGATTGTGGAATTTCCGCCTGGAGTTGAGGAAGCTCTGCCCTGATACTGTCTACGGTGTTGATGATATTCGCCGCGGGCTGACGAAAGATGATGAGAAGAATCGAGGGATGGCCGTTCGCGTATCCCGCGCCACGGAGGTCTTCCACAGATTCCTGCACTCTGGCTATATCTGATAGACGCACCGCGGACCCATTGTGATAGGCAACGATCAGGGGCTCGTAATCAACGGGCTCGAAAATCTGGTCGTTTGCGCCGATCTCCCAGGTCCGTTGCGCGCCTGAAAAGTTTCCCTTGGGGATGTGTGCATTGGCCGCAGCCAACACGCCTCGGACCTGTTCAAATCCGATGCCATACTTGTTCAGCGTGGGCACATCCAACTCGACCCGTACGGCAGGAAGCGAACTGCCTCCCACGACCACCTGGCCCACGCCGTCCAACTGCGAGAGCTTCTGTGCCATGATCGTAGACGCCGCATCGTACATCTGACCTTTGGTCAGCACCGTCGAGGTCATGGCGATGATCATGATGGGAGCATCGGCTGGATTCACCTTTCGATACGAGGGATTGCTGGGCAGATTGGCCGGCAAATAACCGCGGGCGGCGTTGATGGCGGCCTGCACGTCGCGCGCCGCTGCGTCAATGTTGCGGTTCAGATCAAACTGCAGCGTGACGCCGGTCCTTCCGAGAGTGCTTGAAGACGTCATCTCCGTGACTCCGGCGATGCGTCCGAACTGCCGCTCGAGAGGCGTGGCGACCGAAGAAGCCATCGTCTCCGGACTGGCCCCCGGCAGCGCTGCTCCCACAGAAATGGTGGGGAAATCGACCTGGGGCAGCGGCGAAACCGGCAGCAGGCGAAACGCCACCACGC from the Terriglobia bacterium genome contains:
- a CDS encoding multidrug efflux RND transporter permease subunit — encoded protein: MNISEIFIRRPIATTLLTAAIALAGVVAFRLLPVSPLPQVDFPTISVGAALPGASPETMASSVATPLERQFGRIAGVTEMTSSSTLGRTGVTLQFDLNRNIDAAARDVQAAINAARGYLPANLPSNPSYRKVNPADAPIMIIAMTSTVLTKGQMYDAASTIMAQKLSQLDGVGQVVVGGSSLPAVRVELDVPTLNKYGIGFEQVRGVLAAANAHIPKGNFSGAQRTWEIGANDQIFEPVDYEPLIVAYHNGSAVRLSDIARVQESVEDLRGAGYANGHPSILLIIFRQPAANIINTVDSIRAELPQLQAEIPQSIHLQVVMDQTITIRASVHDVERTLMIAVVLVILVVFIFLREPRSTLIPSVAVPVSLLGTFGMMYLLGYSLDNLSLMALTISTGFVVDDAIVVMENITRYLEQGVPPFQAALKGAREVGFTVIAMSTSLVAVFIPLLLMGGIVGRLFREFAVCLSIAIAVSMLISLTTTPCMCAHLLRVHKSHGWLYQKGEQAFNWIVALYGKTLTVVLRHSAATLAVLLATIGLNVYLYVHVSKGFFPQQDNGRMGGAIQADQDSSFQSMNDVLLKMIKIVNADPAVESVVGFTGGFAGANTARMFIELKPMEERKITADQVIARLRPKLARVPGATLFMQASQDVRVGGRMGNAQYQFTMRGDNVQDLTAFSPLMLAQLRKIPIITDVNSDQQDRGLQAMVQYDRTTAARFGISPQLIDNTLYDAFGQRQVSTMYTGLNQYHVVMEAAPEYWQDPEILKQIYVRSPSGNQVPLSAFAHFASQTAPLAVAHQGLFPAVTISFNLRPGVALGDAVNAINAAAFKIGLPETIHTGFAGTAQAYQQSLGSEPLLIAAALMAVYLVLGILYESYIHPVTILSTLPSAGVGALLALMLTRTDLTVIAIIGIILLIGIVKKNAILMIDFALAAERTEGKNSRDSIYEACLLRFRPIMMTTMAAIFGATPLAFGTGTGSEFRRPLGIAIIGGLILSQLLTLYTTPVVYLYFDRLQHWWNRVRGREAAGPEPVPSGV
- a CDS encoding efflux transporter outer membrane subunit, which translates into the protein MRGTSSNWKGRSVLQFRRSRLRLLLVLTGPVLLSTACMVGPKYQRPTAPVPSAYKEQPPPSAPQALNWNPAQPNDGAARGNWWEIFNDSQLNALEAQVNISNQNILAAEAQFRAAGDAVRIARSGLFPTATANVIYTNSRSSSTLFNVTAGNLTSGQRTIYNLPVDISYQADLWGSIRRSVRGSAESAQATAAQLENVRLVFQAALAQDFFELHGVDGERALLEQTVNSYQQYLQLTKDRQASGVASGGDVAQAETQLKTAQAQLIDLGVARAQFEHAIAILTGKPPAEVTVAAQPITAQPPEIPAGIPSDLLQRRPDIAAAERQMAAVNEQIGIAKAAFFPSLLLTGSVGLESGSIADWFTWPSHIWSVGPQVAETIFDAGRRRAQSDLARSDFDVSVANYRQTVLTAFQQVEDNLAALRILADETRAEDDAIKAAQESLDVATYQYKAGTTSYLQVITAQTFVLQNKLTSVNVHTRRMAASVLLIEALGGGWNASSLPTIQQLTRKR